DNA from Candidatus Ryanbacteria bacterium CG10_big_fil_rev_8_21_14_0_10_43_42:
TTTCGGAGATATTCTTGCCCCATGGAACCATACAGCCGGAACCGGATATGTGTACATAACAACACGCAAGAAAATTAATGAAATTTACTGCGCAAAAGCATTTCCTCTCACGAGTGATCAATTACGCGAAATTGACGCGTTTCGTACCCTTATCCAATCCGGCGTTCCTACAGATACCAGTATCGTAGGGTCCGCAAATGGATCGGAAGAGAATCACAATGTTGCTATAAACAACACTGTTCCGGCACCTGATACAACTGTTTCCGGAACAACCACGGCCGACATTATTGCATCTCTCGGCGATACATCTGATGGCGCTTCTTCAAATTCTGAAGGTACATCCTCTCAAGTAGCCCGCGTAATATCCGCACTTGCAGACAATAAGGGTGCCGTTGCTATTATTTTTATCGGCATAGGGGTGCTTATCATCGGACTTATTATTCTCTTTGTCCGCAAAGAGAGTGTTTCCGCTCCTACGAACATAGAAACACCCGTTCCTGAACTAATCCCCTCACCTACAACTGAACCGACGGAAATAAAGAACAATTCCGAAACACATCCGCCGATCATATAGTACGCTGTTTGTCCGGTAAGGCCCTTCACTTTGAAAATGAGGGGTCTTACCGTGCACAAACCTTTCATTTTCCTGAAGAAACTTTATAGAGGCAAAAAGCGTATTATAGTATAGTAAGAACAGATATAAGAAACCATCCGATTATGCCGTATCTTTCTCACAACTCTCCCCCGCAATCTTTTACTAATCACGCCGATGAGGATATTCTTGCCGCCTCCCTTTCAAATCCGCACATGTTTAGTATTATCATAGATCGATACCAAGAAGCATTTATGCGAGCATCGTACAGCATTGTGCGGCAAAAAGAGGAAGCGGAAGATATCGTACAAGAAGCGTTTACCAAAATATATCTGCACGCCGGTAGTTTTAAAAAACAGGAAGGCGCATCTTTTAAAAGTTGGGCGTATCGTATTGTTATTAATGCGGCCATATCGCGCTATCGCAAGTTAAAACGCATACGAGAAAACCAGGCGCCACTCGATCCCGAAATTTATAATAATCTTCCCGGCAAAGAACACTCTCTCGGAAATGCCGAAAATCGTCTTTTTACAAAAGAATTATTAGAGCAGTTACCCGATGATATGCGTCGCTTGGTGGAAGGACACTATTTGGAGGGAAAACCCTACCAGATACTCGCCTCGGAAGAACGCCTTCCCCTTTCCACCATAAAAATGCGTTTGTTTCGTGCAAAGAAACAGTTAAAACAATTCATACAATAACGGTCGAACCTTTTTATTCACTATTCATGCTTTTTTAAGCTTATTACAAATATGGAACTATCTACTGCCACAAAAAACTCCCTCATGCGCCGCGTGCATTTGATATTTTTCGCACGCCGCGTACTGCCCATGCTTGTCGTGGAAATGGGAGTGCTCGCGTTTGCTCTTCAAAAAATCGCCGAACACGTATTTATAAACCAAGTTTTGTGGAATGCGGTCGTGCATACGCTTACCCGCTCCCCCCTTATGATGATTTCCTTTTTCGGACAGGCATTTATAAACACGGAAATAACAGTGCAAATGCTTATCGTAGGTTTTGGCATAGCGGGCATATTCATGATGAAAGACATGATGCGCAGTACTCAAACGCTTTTACGGCATAACGCATAGCACGCAAAGGCGTTTGTAACTTTTTTATATATAAACTCGTTGTATGTGTGTAGCCCCGAAGATGGGGAAAGGTCGTAAAAATTATATGAAGTGCTAATACTCCGCTCCCACGCGGAGTTTTTTTTCGGGCAAAAATGGCTAAAATTTGTTGGAGAAAAATAACTAAGTACTATTATAATAATTTTGTCAAGACTTCCCTTGTCGCTTATTTTCTGGTATTATTTGCCTGTTGCTTATTACAAACCTATAACTACGTTCTCTTACACAGCAGACACATCCGACCGTGTCCGAAACACGAGAAACAACTAGTATGACCAATTCCTTTCGTTTTTTTCAAAGCAGCACTTTCCTTATTTTGGCTTTGTCTCTAACAACTTGGCGTTTTCACGCCTCATACTCCCTGTCATAACAATGGAGGGTAATTTCTTATGTTCCGTGCATGGTATGTAACCATTGCTTTTTGCTGTAACGAAACAATCACTATTATGAACACGGTAACCGTAGGAATTGCGGTAGTAGCTCTTCTGTTGGGAGGAGGAGTTGGCTATGGTCTTCGCCATCTTCTCATGCAACAGAGACGTAATTCCATTGAACTCAAGATCAGACAAATGCTCCTTGATGCGAAGACGGAGGCAAAAGAAGCACTTCTGGAAGCAAAAAATAAAGCGGTGAAAATCATAGAAGACGCTACCGCGGAATCAAAACGAGAAGAGGAAAAAATCCGCCGCCTTGAAGAACGCGTTCAAAGGCGCGAGGAGGTAATGGATAAAAAATATGAAGATATTGAGCGCGAAACACAATCACTGAAGGAAAAAACCGAAAAAATAACGGAAGCGAAGGAGCGCATTACCGCCATCGAGGAAAAACGCCGCGTTGAACTGGAACGCATTACCGGACTTTCCCCCGAAACGGCGCGCGATGAATTACTGGCGGCAACCGAAAAAAAGTATGAAGAGGATATTCTCCTTCGTATGCAAAAACTCGAACGCTCCGGTAATGAAGCACTCGAACGTAAATCGAAGGATATTCTGGCCGCCATTATTCATCGTCTTGGCTCTTCCGCGGCATCCGAATTTACAACGCTCACCGTACCTATTCCGTCCGAAGACATTAAGGGGAAAATTATCGGGCGCGAAGGTCGTAATATCCGTACCCTTGAACGCGCCGCCGGTGTTGAGATTATCGTTGACGATACTCCGGGAGCTATTATCATTTCCGGCTTTGATCCGGTACGCCGACATATAGCAAAAATGGCTCTGGAAACACTTATATCAGACGGGCGCATTCAGCCGGCGCGTATCGAAGAGGTGGTAGATAAAGCACGAGCGGACATGGAAAAACTCATTAAAAAAGCGGGGGAAGAAGCGGCGTATGAGATTGGTATATTTGACCTAGATGCACGACTTTTACAGCTTTTGGGACGACTTAAGTTCCGTACCAGCTACGGACAAAACGTTCTTCAGCATTCCGTTGAAATGGCGCATCTGTCCGGTATGCTTGCTTCCGAACTGGGTGGAGACGTCGCTATTGCTAAAAAAGGTGCTTTGTTGCACGATATAGGAAAGGCGGTTGATCATGAAGTACAAGGTACGCATGTGGAAATAGGGCGACGCATTCTACAAAAGTTTAATGCCGATAACCGTATTATACAGGCCATGCAATCGCATCATGAGGAATATCCTTATGAAACACTGGAATCCATTATCGTACAGGTTGCTGATGCTATATCAGCCGGCAGGCCCGGAGCCCGCCGCGACACCGTGGAAAACTATCTAAAACGCCTGGGCGAGCTTGAAAACATAGCAAATTCATTTGATGGTGTTGAAAAGGCATATGCCATCCAGGCAGGACGCGAAATTCGTATTTTTGTATCTCCCGAAAGTATTTCCGATCTTGATGCCAAAAAAATGGCGCGTACCATTGCTGATCGCGTGGAAGCCGAATTAAAATATCCGGGTGAGATTAAGGTAAATGTCATCCGCGAAACACGCACTATTGAATATGCCCGGTAATATCAGATAGAAACGGATTTCCACAGGTATTTCATGTGATATTGTTGAAAAATAAAGATAGTGTATAATACCACCAGAAGTTGCTACAGGTCCGTCGAAGCCTGTTATATAACAATCGTACAGTTTATTAGATCAGAAGATTTTACTTTGGACATATTAAGACACAATACTAAATGGTTTTGTTCGAGTATGCGCCAAAAGAAAATCATAAAATATATTTATGAATAAGGCAGATTTAGCAGAAGCAATTATGGATAAAGTGGGCGGCACAAAGAAGGCAGGAGAAGACGCAATTGACGCTGTATTTGAAACTATTACATCTTCCCTTTCAAAAGGAGAGGACGTAAGTATTGCCGGTTTTGGCGTATTTGCCGCAAAGCCGCGCGCCGCACGAGAAGCACGCAATCCCCGCACGGGTGAAACAGTGCATGTACCGGCAACAACGGTACCTAAATTCCGTGCCGGAAAGGCTCTTAAAGACGCCGTGGCAAAATAACATCCTTTTGTCTCGAAATAACAAAACCGCCTCTACTACATTAGTAGAGGCGGTTTTATCTATACGAATCAAACAACCAAAGATATACAACTATAACAAAATGGGAGAAAGTATATACGCTAGCACGCCCCCAAGCATTACACCCATAACAACCTCCCCCAACTTGTGTCCGCTCATGTCTATAAGATGCTTATAAGCACCTCCCCTTTGATGAAATTTTTTAAGAAGATCCTGCTGTTTTTTATTGTCGATTAAATTATATAAAAGGACGGAGGAAACAACAGCCGTAATGGCGAATGTCGTACTAAAACCTTCTTTTACGCCAACAAAGTAGGTAAGCCCCGCAAGGACGGCCGAATGACTACTTGGATACCCTGATGCCCACATATATGCCCAAAAAAATGATTGAAACGAAACACGCTCCCCTCCCAAAATACGAATACTATATTTTATGGTCTGGCTTATAAACCAGATAACCAGCGTCCCTATGATTATTTCCATACCCCATTATGACATATGAACACAAAACCGAATACATATAACTGTGTGTATTTCGTTAATCTATTTCTTTTATAGGAACAGATTGATTAAAAAACCTATCAAGTACCGCTCTATATTCATCCCACATAGGATCCAAGTCTTCATACTCACCTTTCCGCACCCATTTCATTTCTTGATTTTCCTTATCGAGCTTTATATCTTCGGGGTTTCCCATAAAATGGCATCGATATATCACCAAATAGTGATTTAACCCCGAAACACTTTTGTACACAAATGTATCAAAAATGCCTTCTACATCTATTTCCATAGAGAGCTCCTCTCTTATTTCCCTTTTAAGCCCCTCCTTAGGCGTTTCTCCTTCATTAAGGCGCCCACCCGGTAATTGCCATCTTCCTGCTTGTTTTGTTTCTTTTACAAGCAAAACGCGCCCCCCATACTCAAGTAGGGCCTTTTGCGGTATATCAGCTATAAAATGCTTATCTTTTTCCATAAAATCCAAAGACACAAC
Protein-coding regions in this window:
- the rny gene encoding ribonuclease Y, with product MNTVTVGIAVVALLLGGGVGYGLRHLLMQQRRNSIELKIRQMLLDAKTEAKEALLEAKNKAVKIIEDATAESKREEEKIRRLEERVQRREEVMDKKYEDIERETQSLKEKTEKITEAKERITAIEEKRRVELERITGLSPETARDELLAATEKKYEEDILLRMQKLERSGNEALERKSKDILAAIIHRLGSSAASEFTTLTVPIPSEDIKGKIIGREGRNIRTLERAAGVEIIVDDTPGAIIISGFDPVRRHIAKMALETLISDGRIQPARIEEVVDKARADMEKLIKKAGEEAAYEIGIFDLDARLLQLLGRLKFRTSYGQNVLQHSVEMAHLSGMLASELGGDVAIAKKGALLHDIGKAVDHEVQGTHVEIGRRILQKFNADNRIIQAMQSHHEEYPYETLESIIVQVADAISAGRPGARRDTVENYLKRLGELENIANSFDGVEKAYAIQAGREIRIFVSPESISDLDAKKMARTIADRVEAELKYPGEIKVNVIRETRTIEYAR